In Flavobacterium sp. GSB-24, the genomic window AATTTTGTAATTTAAGTTCTAACTCTTCTTGTCACTCAGTAATTAGTTTTAATGACGATATAGCAAATAGATGGTTGAGTTTTTCAGATTTACCATTGCTTTTCTTTAGTTCAAGCATTATTGCAATTTTGGTACAGCCATTGAGTTCAGCAGTTTTTGTTGGGTTTTTAAGTCTGTTGGCAATTCCAGTAGTAGTTTGTTCTATTTGGATTCAGAAATTTGAAATTCAAAAATGGTGTGTTATGTGTTTAGCAGTATCATTTTTAATTGTAGTTCAAAGTGTTTTATGGTTTTCATCAGACCTATTTACATTGAGCTTTAGTTTAAGTGCTATTTTTCCTTATGTATTTTCTTTATTGCTTTTAATCCCGATTTGGGCAACAGTTAAAGTGATGATTAGAAAAATGCTTGATAATGAAAGTTCATTAAAAGAACTTAAAAAGTTCAAAAGAAATTATTCTTTATTAAACTTCTTGTCTAAGAAAGTAAAATACACAAAAGGATTTGAAGATTTAAGAGGGTTGAACTTTGGAAATAAAAATGCAGCCGTAAAGCTTTCTATTATACTAAGCCCAAGCTGCGGACACTGTTATAAAACTTTTCAGGAAGCTTTTGATTTAGTATTGAAGTTTCCAGATAAAATATATTTGAACGTTCTTTTTAATATTAATCCAGAAAACAACGACAATCCTTATAAGGCAGTTGTTGAAAGACTTTTAACTATTAATAGAACAACGCCTGGAAAAACAGTAGAGGCAATTTCTGATTGGTACATTAAGAGAATGGTTCATAAAAAATGGCTTAAAAAATGGCCTGTTGAGTCAGTGAGTATGATGATTAGTCAGGAAATTCAAAAACAATATGATTGGTGTTCAATGAATAATTTTAATTACACACCAGTTAAAATTGTAAACGAAAGGTTATTTCCAAATGAATATGAGCTGAATG contains:
- a CDS encoding vitamin K epoxide reductase family protein, whose translation is MSHPNYPSLFAITDSFDLLSVENAAVRVSKEQIVDLPSNFLAYFKDELILVEKTKSGVRITTNKKGTQKLSYDKFLLDWNGVIVAIEPNNVVSRDNLKVEYNWLKYFLPLALLTGLSFFYNGFDLFSTIFLVTSILGLIVSIFIVQEKWGVKNTVISKFCNLSSNSSCHSVISFNDDIANRWLSFSDLPLLFFSSSIIAILVQPLSSAVFVGFLSLLAIPVVVCSIWIQKFEIQKWCVMCLAVSFLIVVQSVLWFSSDLFTLSFSLSAIFPYVFSLLLLIPIWATVKVMIRKMLDNESSLKELKKFKRNYSLLNFLSKKVKYTKGFEDLRGLNFGNKNAAVKLSIILSPSCGHCYKTFQEAFDLVLKFPDKIYLNVLFNINPENNDNPYKAVVERLLTINRTTPGKTVEAISDWYIKRMVHKKWLKKWPVESVSMMISQEIQKQYDWCSMNNFNYTPVKIVNERLFPNEYELNELKYFLNDFVDEVQILEKTA